In Apteryx mantelli isolate bAptMan1 chromosome 16, bAptMan1.hap1, whole genome shotgun sequence, a single genomic region encodes these proteins:
- the LOC136993480 gene encoding cytoplasmic phosphatidylinositol transfer protein 1-like yields MLVKEYRICMPLTTEEYRVGQLYTISKHSHQESEKGEGVEVVKNEPHEDPVHGPGQFTEKRVHLSSKLPGWARAVTPRIFYITEKAWNYYPYTITEYTCSFLPKFSIYIETKYEDNCGDSENIFRSDKILGDHEVSFLDIAFDEIPERYYRSPEDPRYFSSAKTGRGPLREGWRQHTKPIMCSYKLVTVKFEVWGLQTRVEQFVHKVIRDILLIGHRQAFAWVDEWCGMTMEEVRRYERETQEATNELIGLVAPAISVSEVGQPAAPRSAPASAPSTPLTDDAPDFLAAPKTRPRKKSAPETLTLPALRERANAE; encoded by the exons ATGCTCGTCAAGGAGTACCGCATCTGCATGCCGCTCACCACCGAGGAG TACCGCGTGGGGCAGCTGTACACCATCAGCAAGCACAGCCACCAGGAGAGCGAGAAGGGCGAGGGCGTGGAGGTGGTGAAGAACGAGCCCCACGAGGACCCCGTGCACGGCCCCGGGCAGTTCACCGAGAAGCGGGTGCACCTCTCCAG CAAGCTGCCCGGCTGGGCCCGGGCAGTGACCCCCCGCATCTTCTACATCACGGAGAAGGCCTGGAACTACTACCCCTACACCATCACCG agTACACG TGCTCCTTCCTGCCCAAGTTCTCCATCTACATTGAGACCAAGTACGAGGACAACTGCGGGGACAGCGAGAAC ATCTTCCGCAGCGACAAAATCCTGGGGGACCACGAggtctccttcctggacatcgccTTCGATGAGATCCCCGAGCGCTACTACCGCAGCCCGGAG GACCCGCGCTACTTCAGCTCGGCGAAGACGGGCCGGGGGCCGCTGCGGGAAGGCTGGCGCCAGCACACCAAGCCCATCATGTGCTCCTACAAGCTGGTGACGGTCAAGTTCGAGGTGTGGGGGCTGCAGACCCGCGTGGAGCAGTTCGTGCACaag GTCATCCGGGACATCCTGTTGATAGGACACCGGCAGGCCTTCGCCTGGGTGGACGAGTGGTGCG GCATGACCATGGAGGAGGTGCGGCGCTACGAGCGGGAGACGCAGGAGGCCACCAACGAGCTCATCGGCCTGGTGGCGCCCGCCATCTCGGTGAGCGAGGTGGGGCAGCCagcggcgccgcgctcggcccccGCCAGCGCCCCCTCCACCCCGCTCACCGACGACGCGCCCGACTTCCTCGCCGCCCCCAAGACCCGGCCCCGCAAGAAGTCGGCGCCGGAGACCCTGACGCTGCCCGCGCTGCGGGAGCGCGCCAACGCCGAGTGA
- the LOC106500015 gene encoding myeloid-associated differentiation marker-like: protein MAIMRVNLQALTSRVGITRLFAIVLSCVAFSLVASTEDYGGAYGTWCMFTWCFCFAVTVLIVLLELLELYPKLPLSWDDFTSAFSMLAALMIFTTSVVYPSTFITSPCNSDKCIRQAVATAISCLCFLAYALEVGLTRAKPGDISSFLSTVPGLLKVFEAYVACLIFSLLDNVNSKPGLQWCVAVYAICFVITLLIIILTVGRCLAYMPFPLEKMLVGYNALALVMYLTATILWPLYSFNNTSRPNPCGSNCWWNKRLGVTFLTIFNLLAYLVDLVYSTKMVFVPVPT from the coding sequence ATGGCCATCATGAGGGTGAACCTGCAGGCCCTGACTTCCCGGGTGGGCATCACCCGGCTCTTTGCCATCGTCCTGTCCTGCGTCGCCTTCAGCCTGGTGGCCTCCACCGAGGACTACGGGGGCGCCTATGGGACGTGGTGCATGTTCACCTGGTGCTTCTGCTTCGCCGTGACCGTGCTGATCgtcctgctggagctgctggagctgtacCCCAAGCTGCCCCTCTCCTGGGACGACTTCACCTCAGCCTTCTCCATGCTGGCCGCGCTGATGATCTTCACCACCTCCGTGGTGTATCCCTCCACCTTCATCACCAGCCCCTGCAACTCCGACAAGTGCATACGCCAGGCCGTGGCCACGGCCATATCCTGCCTCTGCTTCCTCGCCTATGCCCTGGAGGTGGGGCTCACGCGTGCCAAGCCGGGTGACATCAGCAGCTTCCTCTCCACCGTGCCAGGGCTCCTCAAGGTGTTTGAAGCCTACGTGGCCTGTCTTATCTTCTCCTTGCTGGATAATGTCAACTCCAAACCTGGTCTGCAGTGGTGTGTGGCTGTCTATGCCATCTGCTTCGTCATCACCCTCCTCATCATCATCTTGACCGTCGGCCGGTGCCTCGCTTACATGCCTTTCCCCCTGGAGAAGATGCTGGTGGGCTACAACGCCCTGGCCCTGGTGATGTACCTCACGGCCACCATCCTCTGGCCCCTGTACAGCTTCAACAACACGAGCCGGCCCAACCCCTGCGGCTCAAACTGCTGGTGGAACAAGCGCCTGGGCGTGACCTTCCTCACCATCTTCAACCTCCTCGCCTACCTTGTAGACCTGGTGTACTCCACCAAGATGGTCTTCGTGCCGGTGCCTACCtaa
- the SEPTIN12 gene encoding septin-12, translated as MAQPSVPEHLEGILSDFEALKKSFEAEDGAEAPRSPPRSPGPAGAAAPPAPGPPARSRLGSSLSFNSGAGPAARPNGTAGLGRVASFQSRRSPNGLPAGPGSAGGGLRASARSLEGPAPASPPRAPPPPPAGPGLKKVSSHGSVFHAEAERPGRLATAGHGSLPALDLHIAEEPGAPAGPPSSRSPASPPGTAARLLAPRPSSSPSSSPPGSLAAAQQPPQPPKAPASPEGCDAAPEPATPALPRTQLRVGLSASPSPGPARRPPRPPRDDEAAPTGVLAAPPPPPPAPQAAPFKLVSQPQTVQVSSQPAFLGGLVLVPAAPREPAPRGAKPSGAEPAGPRAAPGPFADGSSETPRAWAPQHGSSLEPQEPGMEPPAAAPERLPPAATPEQGGRELFGYVGIEAVLDQMKIKTMKTGFEFNIMVVGQSGLGKSTMVNTLFKSKVSRKATQPGHEERIPKTVQLQSVTHVIEEKGVKMKLTVTDTPGFGDQINNENCWDPIIKYINEQYERYLREEILITRKRKIPDTRVHSCVYFVPPTGHWLRPLDLEFMRRLSKIVNVVPVIAKADTLTLEERAEFKQRIQKDLKAHAISVYPQEDFDEDPDDRSLNDRIREKIPFAVVGADQEHQVNGKRVLGRKTKWGIIEVENPVHCEFPMLRDLLIRSHLQDLKDITHNVHYESYRVRRLNESNRLALSPVNGLLGKDEDESNL; from the exons atGGCGCAGCCCTCCGTCCCGGAGCACCTCGAGGGCATCCTCTCCGACTTCGAGG CGCTCAAGAAGTCGTTTGAGGCGGAGGATGGAGCCGAggcgccccgctcgccgccgcgcagccccggcccggcgggggccgccgcgccgcccgcccccggccccccggcccgcaGCCGCCTCGGCAGCAGCCTCTCCTTCAacagcggcgccggccccgcggcccggcccaaCGGCACCGCCGGCCTCGGCCGCGTCGCCTCCTTCCAGAGCCGCCGCAGCCCCAACGgcctccccgcggggcccggcagcgccggcggcggcctcCGCGCCTCGGCCCGCAGCCTGGAGGGCCCGGCGCCCGCCAGcccgccccgggcccccccgccgccgcccgccggccccggcctgAAGAAGGTCTCGTCCCACGGCAGCGTCTTCCACGCCGAGGCGGAGCGGCCCGGCCGCCTGGCCACCGCCGGCCACGGCTCGCTGCCGGCGCTGGACCTGCACATCGCCGAGGAGCCaggcgcccccgccgggccccccaGCTCGCGCAGCCCGGCCTCACCGCCGGGCACGGCCGCCCGGCTCCTCGCCCCGCGgccttcctcctcgccctccTCTTCACCGCCCGGCAGCCTTGCGGCGGCCCAGCAGCCCCCGCAGCCGCCCAAAGCGCCCGCCAGCCCGGAGGGCTGCGACGCGGCGCCCGAGCCGGccaccccggcgctgccccggacGCAGCTCCGGGTCGGCCTcagcgccagccccagccccggcccggcccgccggcccccgcggccgccccgcgacGACGAGGCCGCTCCGACCGGTGTCttggccgccccgccgccgccgccgccggccccccagGCCGCCCCCTTCAAGCTGGTGTCTCAGCCGCAGACGGTGCAAGTGAGCTCGCAGCCCGCCTTCCTCGGGGGGCTGGTGCTGGTGCCGGCGGCGCCCCGGGAGCCCGCGCCCCGCGGGGCGAAGCCCTCCGGCGCCgagcccgccggcccccgcgcggctcccggccCTTTTGCAGACGGCTCGTCGGAGACGCCGCGCGCCTGGGCGCCCCAGCACG GGAGCAGCCTGGAGCCCCAGGAGCCGGGCATGGagccgccggcggcagcgcccgagcggctgccccccgccgccacgCCCGAGCAGGGGGGCCGCGAGCTCTTCGGCTACGTGGGCATCGAGGCCGTGCTCGACCAGATGAAGATCAAGACCATGAAGACGGGCTTCGAGTTCAACATCATGGTCGTAG GGCAGAGCGGCCTGGGCAAGTCCACCATGGTGAACACCCTCTTCAAGTCCAAGGTGAGCCGCAAAGCCACGCAGCCCGGCCACGAGGAGCGCATCCCCAAGACGGTGCAGCTGCAGTCCGTCACCCACG TCATCGAGGAGAAGGGCGTGAAGATGAAGCTGACGGTGACAGACACGCCGGGATTCGGCGATCAGATCAACAACGAGAACTG CTGGGACCCCATCATCAAATACATCAACGAGCAGTACGAGCGGTACCTGCGCGAGGAGATCCTCATCACCCGCAAGAGGAAGATCCCGGACACCAGGGTGCACAGCTGCGTGTACTTCGTCCCCCCCACGGGCCACTG GCTGCGGCCCCTCGACCTGGAGTTCATGCGGCGGCTCAGTAAGATCGTCAACGTGGTGCCCGTGATCGCCAAGGCCGACACGCTCACCCTGGAGGAGCGGGCTGAGTTCAAGCAACGG ATCCAGAAGGACCTGAAGGCCCATGCCATCAGCGTGTACCCACAGGAGGACTTCGACGAGGACCCGGATGACAGGTCCCTGAACGACAGGATTCGG GAGAAGATCCCGTTTGCCGTGGTGGGGGCAGACCAGGAGCACCAGGTGAATGGCAAGCGGGTGCTGGGCCGCAAGACCAAGTGGGGCATCATCGAAG TGGAGAACCCGGTGCACTGCGAGTTCCCCATGCTGCGGGACCTGCTCATCCG GTCCCACCTGCAGGATCTCAAGGACATCACCCACAACGTGCATTACGAGAGCTACCGCGTGCGGCGGCTGAACGAGAGCAACCGCCTGGCGCTGAGCCCCGTCAACGGGCTGCTGGGCAAGGACGAGGACGAGAGCAACCTCTGA
- the MSS51 gene encoding putative protein MSS51 homolog, mitochondrial produces the protein MAHRNTGAAPKTGRSKKSAKKPAARAVGPDMDSLGFQAMDSNVPGLSHVILQKLNMKSYDDYKSAMDGKKKGSDFGIRTYFDMFQKMEDTFKFCVECKKLPDALPDPKSLRRCKRCQNVYYCGVACQRANWPLHKKFCKKLKLVALDRLVEWLVFTGDIPFPTETWTKPVQDVKGWEDWFAMQGQLEEKLGAVLGGRYMTLLWANAGKPRPEEGELRESVKRLVTDFHSRPVTIGLGLRLFGIEPLAKPLTVHVVGASHVETLNTRATDYDELTRMFPGHQGMEVVMVGVDVVDGPIMRPPLAALGPRGRVYLSSYKGLYHDFWEGHVETQLAARPDLVVGFHPGFHACPDLLEGWLPTLLLLRDYRLPTLFTVYNEQELKASLQILAELETRVTGCAANPFASLRPEQVYSSPNKAPAYCSSHYIAFLGPAAAEAPRVGELEGDGGD, from the exons atgGCCCACCGTAACACCGGCGCTGCACCCAAAACCGGCCGCTCCAAGAAGTCCGCGAAGAAGCCGGCGGCTCGGGCCGTGGGGCCCGACATGGACTCCCTGGGCTTCCAGGCCATGGACAGCAACGTGCCGGGCCTGTCCCACGTCATCCTCCAGAAGCTCAACATGAAGAGCTACGATGACTACAA GTCTGCCATGGATGGGAAAAAGAAGGGCAGTGATTTCGGCATCCGGACTTACTTTGACATGTTCCAGAAGATGGAGGACACCTTCAAGTTTTGCGTCGAGTGCAAGAAACTCCCCGATGCCCTTCCTGACCCCAAAAGTCTCCGGCGATGCAAgag GTGCCAGAACGTGTACTACTGCGGCGTGGCGTGCCAGCGCGCCAACTGGCCGCTGCACAAGAAGTTCTGCAAGAAGCTGAAGCTGGTGGCCCTGGACCGGCTGGTGGAGTGGCTCGTCTTCACAG GAGACATCCCCTTCCCCACGGAGACCTGGACTAAGCCTGTCCAGGACGTGAAGGGCTGGGAGGACTGGTTCGCCATGCAGGGGCAGCTGGAAGAGAAGCTGGGCGCCGTCCTGGGCGGGCGCTACATGACCCTGCTCTGGGCCAACGCCGGGAAGCCCAGGCCGGAGGAGGGAGAGCTGCGCGAGTCCGTCAAACGGCTCGTCACGGACTTCCACTCGCGGCCGGTCACCATCGGCTTGGGGCTGCGGCTGTTCGGCATCGAGCCCCTCGCCAAGCCCCTCACCGTGCACGTGGTGGGGGCGTCCCACGTCGAGACCCTCAACACCCGGGCGACGGACTACGACGAGCTGACGCGCATGTTCCCGGGGCACCAGGGCATGGAGGTGGTGATGGTGGGAGTGGATGTGGTCGACGGGCCCATCATGAGGCCGccgctggcggcgctggggcccCGGGGAAGGGTCTATCTCAGCAGCTACAAAGGCCTCTATCACGACTTCTGGGAAGGCCACGTGGAGACCCAGCTGGCCGCCCGCCCCGACCTGGTGGTGGGCTTTCACCCGG GTTTCCACGCCTGCCCCGACCTCCTGGAGGGCTGGCtgcccacgctgctgctgctgcgcgacTACCGCCTGCCCACCCTCTTCACCGTCTACAA CGAGCAGGAGCTGAAGGCCTCGCTGCAGATCCTGGCGGAGCTGGAGACGCGCGTCACGGGCTGCGCCGCCAACCCCTTCGCCTCGCTGCGCCCCGAGCAGGTCTACTCCAGCCCCAACAAGGCGCCCGCCTACTGCAGCTCCCACTACATCGCCTTCctggggccggcggccgccgagGCGCCCCGCGTCGGGGAGCTGGAGGGGGACGGAGGCGACTAG